The Candidatus Effluviviaceae Genus V sp. genome segment GATGAGCGCCGTCCGTTTGATCGTCGAGGGATCGATCTGCCCGGTCGCCGCGAGCAGTCCCACGGCCACGGGCAGATCGAACGCCGCTCCGCCCTTGGGAACGTCGGCCGGCGAGAGGTTGATGGTGACGCGCTCCGGCGGGAACCGATAGCCCGCGTTCCGTACCGCCGAGGCGACGCGGTCGCGCCCCTCCCGCACCGCGCTGTCCCCGAGCCCGACGATGGCGAACGAGGGCAGCCCTCCGGCGACGTCCGCCTCGACCCGCACCACATACCCTTCGATACCCGTCACGGTACCTGTCAGGACCGTCGCCAGCACGACGACCACCTCCCCCCGTGGGCAGGCGGGCGGAACGCGTCGGGAATGTGCTCGAGACCGAGACCACGCCTGAGGAGGCGGATCTCGACGACGTCGAACCGGACGCGCCGGGACGCATGCCGGCGCTCCTTGAGATAGGCGAGCGCCGCGCGGACGATGCGTCGCTGCTTCGTCCGGTCGACCGACCGCCGTCCCGGCGCTTTCGCCGTCTCGCCGCG includes the following:
- a CDS encoding ATP-dependent protease (among the AAA+ ATPases, the YifB protease family belongs to the Helix 2 insert clade; unknown function) yields the protein MVVVLATVLTGTVTGIEGYVVRVEADVAGGLPSFAIVGLGDSAVREGRDRVASAVRNAGYRFPPERVTINLSPADVPKGGAAFDLPVAVGLLAATGQIDPSTIKRTALIGELALDGSTRSVRGVLPVAAALAGAGVRRLILPPANASEAQAVGALEVL
- a CDS encoding YraN family protein, whose amino-acid sequence is MNTTRLGELGELVAAAYLCMKGLRVLDRRYRSHGCEVDVVAADRGTLVFVEVKLRGETAKAPGRRSVDRTKQRRIVRAALAYLKERRHASRRVRFDVVEIRLLRRGLGLEHIPDAFRPPAHGGRWSSCWRRS